A window of Streptomyces sp. SAI-127 contains these coding sequences:
- a CDS encoding ester cyclase — protein MTAISTANTASEVVRSATTTPLRVAARNLELYDTGNVAGADEVFAPDVIDHNPADGAASGIDGMRVLIAAVRDGFTDTQHRILFQQELPGGWVVLHWRMTGTHTADAFGFAPSGNPVDITGTDIVRVVDGKITEIYHVEELLKLTQQIGTGAQPA, from the coding sequence ATGACCGCGATCAGTACGGCCAACACCGCGAGCGAGGTGGTGCGCTCGGCCACGACCACCCCGTTGCGGGTCGCCGCGCGCAACCTTGAGCTCTACGACACCGGCAATGTCGCCGGGGCGGACGAGGTGTTCGCCCCCGACGTGATAGACCACAACCCCGCTGACGGCGCCGCCTCGGGGATCGACGGCATGCGAGTGCTGATCGCCGCGGTGCGCGACGGATTCACCGACACGCAGCACCGGATCCTGTTCCAGCAGGAGCTTCCCGGCGGCTGGGTGGTCCTCCACTGGCGGATGACCGGGACACACACCGCAGACGCCTTCGGGTTCGCGCCCAGCGGCAACCCGGTCGACATCACGGGCACCGACATCGTCCGTGTTGTTGACGGCAAGATCACCGAGATCTACCACGTCGAAGAACTGCTCAAGCTCACCCAACAGATCGGCACCGGCGCGCAGCCGGCTTGA